One Roseimaritima multifibrata DNA window includes the following coding sequences:
- a CDS encoding esterase/lipase family protein — protein MLPAQSPSRSSWQIAVATGLLWACVIGLTSGCTTTRYISKRHVRENALNTSLNLMRWKGPSLSERTSLQLTRFGLLDQYEKDPKATLEKLQQMAMSQDQELTFAVGELSYVEGVKAERAGIESTALHHYGMAMSNSYQYLFAADLDATRNPYDPQFREACELYNESLEDMLRLLCAENKLRPGQNYTIETPERTFTIDTVARGKWPAAEFERYEFVSDYKVETLHNRHVTYGLGVPLLAVRRPKDGDPHREKYYPDGLSYAVTALLRCTDIDRKPGEPPKHCVLEFFDPLSHNHVELANRWVPLETDLTTPLAYYLDSPQFRERDNATQGLLNPAKSQETRGLYMLEPYDPKRIPVVMVHGLWSSPLTWMDMFNDLRSFPAIRERYQFWFYMYPSGQPFWNSATEMRADLANVRDAFDPMHHDRTMDQMVLVGHSMGGLVSRMQTIDSHQDFWNIVSNQPVQELQGPSETKAKLASALFFKPNQSVQRVVTIATPHRGSDFANDYTRWLARKFIRLPRMAVNTGTLLAARNPGFFKDTKMLTTSNAIDSLAPESPIFPVMMRAQESSEVKLHNIVGLVEKHGLFGRIIEGSDGIVEFDSAHLENADSEIVVNSDHTSVHTKSQTILEVRRILLEHMAELDATDRVADAAGNELAAGGAASYPAAGPIAQLHSPQVADSPNANLPPLLLRHPSIGSTVAQPVVTSP, from the coding sequence ATGTTGCCAGCGCAGTCCCCGTCTCGCTCCTCATGGCAGATCGCGGTAGCGACGGGGTTGCTATGGGCTTGTGTGATCGGGTTGACCAGTGGCTGCACCACCACTCGCTATATCTCGAAGCGTCATGTCCGCGAGAATGCTCTCAATACGTCTTTAAACCTGATGCGTTGGAAGGGGCCATCCCTTTCGGAGCGAACCAGTTTGCAGTTAACGCGATTCGGGTTGCTTGACCAGTACGAGAAGGATCCCAAAGCGACGCTGGAAAAACTGCAGCAAATGGCGATGAGCCAGGACCAGGAGTTAACGTTTGCGGTCGGGGAACTGTCTTACGTCGAAGGGGTCAAAGCGGAGCGGGCGGGCATTGAAAGTACGGCCCTGCATCACTACGGGATGGCGATGTCAAACAGTTACCAGTACCTGTTTGCTGCCGATCTGGATGCAACCCGCAATCCCTATGATCCTCAGTTCCGTGAAGCTTGCGAACTGTATAACGAATCTTTAGAGGACATGCTGCGACTGCTTTGTGCCGAGAACAAGTTGCGGCCCGGGCAGAATTACACGATCGAAACCCCGGAACGGACTTTTACGATCGACACGGTGGCGCGTGGCAAATGGCCTGCTGCCGAATTTGAACGCTACGAATTTGTCAGCGATTATAAGGTAGAAACCCTTCATAACCGCCACGTGACCTACGGATTAGGGGTCCCACTTCTAGCGGTTCGGCGTCCCAAAGATGGTGACCCACATCGCGAAAAGTATTATCCCGACGGGCTCAGCTATGCCGTAACCGCCCTGCTTCGATGTACCGACATTGATCGGAAACCGGGCGAACCCCCCAAGCATTGTGTGTTGGAATTTTTTGATCCGTTAAGTCACAACCATGTTGAATTAGCCAATCGTTGGGTCCCTCTGGAAACCGACTTAACGACTCCGCTGGCATACTATTTAGATAGTCCCCAATTCCGCGAGCGGGACAATGCGACACAAGGATTGCTGAATCCGGCCAAGTCACAGGAGACTCGCGGGCTGTACATGTTGGAACCGTATGACCCTAAGCGGATTCCTGTCGTCATGGTCCATGGATTGTGGTCCAGTCCTTTGACCTGGATGGACATGTTTAACGACCTGCGATCCTTTCCGGCGATTCGGGAGCGATACCAGTTCTGGTTCTATATGTATCCATCGGGGCAACCTTTTTGGAACAGTGCCACTGAAATGCGAGCGGATCTAGCGAACGTTCGCGATGCGTTCGACCCGATGCACCATGATCGAACCATGGATCAGATGGTCCTGGTTGGCCACAGCATGGGTGGCTTGGTCAGTCGGATGCAGACCATCGATAGCCACCAAGACTTTTGGAATATCGTTAGTAATCAACCGGTCCAGGAACTGCAGGGGCCTTCGGAAACGAAAGCCAAACTAGCAAGTGCCCTGTTCTTTAAACCGAACCAGTCGGTGCAAAGAGTCGTCACGATAGCGACCCCACACCGGGGAAGCGATTTCGCAAATGACTACACACGTTGGTTGGCTAGGAAGTTCATTCGGTTGCCACGGATGGCGGTAAATACGGGCACCTTGTTGGCAGCCCGGAACCCTGGCTTCTTTAAAGATACGAAGATGCTAACGACATCCAACGCGATCGATTCGTTGGCACCCGAATCTCCCATTTTCCCCGTGATGATGCGCGCCCAGGAATCCTCTGAGGTGAAATTGCATAACATCGTGGGCTTGGTCGAAAAGCATGGTTTGTTTGGGCGTATTATCGAAGGGAGTGATGGGATTGTTGAATTTGATAGTGCCCATCTAGAAAACGCTGATAGCGAAATTGTGGTGAATTCGGATCACACGAGTGTGCACACGAAAAGTCAAACCATCTTGGAGGTTCGCCGAATTCTCTTGGAGCACATGGCCGAGCTGGATGCCACGGATCGAGTCGCCGATGCAGCGGGCAATGAACTTGCCGCAGGCGGTGCTGCTTCGTACCCGGCGGCAGGTCCCATCGCACAGCTGCACTCGCCGCAGGTTGCTGATTCGCCAAACGCAAATCTGCCTCCTTTATTGCTGCGACATCCAAGTATTGGCAGCACGGTCGCTCAGCCCGTCGTTACGTCTCCGTAA
- a CDS encoding Gfo/Idh/MocA family protein, with product MRFGILGTGRITRRLVADLQSTAGVQVTAIASRDVDRADWYAQQYGIATGVEGYQALLGRDDVDAVYIALPPSMHCQWAVAAAEHGKHVLCEKPLAISAEEAHRVDAVCQEKQVRWLDATGWLHHPRTANFSGLEQRGKLGTLKHLSSAVSFYEPFQSGDHRLDASLGGGCVLDLGWYAVGLPIWFAGRPLSVYATAVMRHGVPYRMTAMMWFPDDVTATINCGYDVTTRKWFEVAGDSGSIVCDDFTRPWPEREARFWSHDRTGAAESHSFEGNQEQAMLLRFTKPESDLAIYQQQTLDTQQTLEAITQSLQNGQRCDVVFRERETPAFSSVSLVPAKPTVWFLSGDLMFGSRIRAAAEAAGLEFRMSSGLPTGTVGSEASDEPKDAENQTSAENRSLDPVWMILDLSTRGGMLPTLDADSRNRFPHATWLAYGPHVQVSKLKAAREAGIELVLTRSQFDMRLPTLFK from the coding sequence ATGCGTTTTGGGATTTTGGGAACGGGGCGAATTACTCGTCGTTTGGTAGCGGACTTGCAATCGACTGCGGGGGTGCAGGTGACTGCGATCGCCAGTCGTGATGTCGATCGCGCGGATTGGTACGCCCAACAGTACGGGATTGCTACGGGAGTCGAAGGTTACCAAGCGTTGCTCGGCCGCGATGATGTGGATGCCGTCTATATCGCTTTGCCGCCGTCGATGCATTGTCAGTGGGCCGTCGCGGCGGCCGAACATGGGAAACACGTGCTTTGTGAAAAGCCGTTAGCGATCTCCGCTGAGGAAGCCCATCGCGTCGACGCCGTTTGCCAGGAGAAGCAGGTTCGTTGGTTGGATGCGACTGGATGGTTACATCATCCTCGGACGGCAAACTTCTCTGGCTTGGAACAACGCGGGAAACTGGGGACGCTGAAACACCTTAGCTCGGCCGTTTCCTTCTACGAACCTTTTCAGTCCGGCGACCATCGTTTGGATGCATCGTTGGGAGGGGGCTGCGTGCTTGATCTGGGGTGGTATGCCGTTGGGTTGCCGATCTGGTTTGCCGGTCGCCCGTTGTCGGTCTATGCGACGGCCGTGATGCGTCATGGGGTTCCGTACCGAATGACCGCGATGATGTGGTTCCCCGATGATGTGACCGCGACGATTAACTGTGGGTACGATGTGACGACTCGTAAGTGGTTCGAAGTCGCCGGCGATTCCGGATCGATCGTGTGCGATGATTTCACGCGTCCTTGGCCCGAGCGTGAAGCCCGCTTTTGGAGCCATGATCGGACGGGGGCGGCCGAATCTCATTCGTTTGAGGGCAATCAGGAACAGGCGATGCTGCTGCGATTTACGAAACCGGAATCGGATCTTGCAATCTATCAACAGCAGACGCTTGATACCCAGCAAACATTGGAAGCGATCACTCAAAGTCTGCAAAATGGGCAACGCTGCGATGTCGTTTTTCGTGAACGGGAAACCCCCGCGTTTTCTTCGGTCTCCCTTGTTCCCGCCAAACCAACCGTCTGGTTCCTGTCCGGGGACCTAATGTTTGGGTCTCGGATTCGCGCCGCGGCGGAAGCGGCTGGGTTGGAATTCCGAATGTCTAGTGGACTTCCAACGGGAACCGTGGGATCGGAAGCATCCGATGAACCAAAGGATGCCGAAAATCAGACTTCGGCAGAAAATCGCTCGCTCGATCCGGTCTGGATGATTCTTGATCTGTCGACGCGTGGCGGGATGCTACCTACCCTGGATGCCGATTCGCGGAATCGATTTCCTCATGCCACTTGGCTCGCTTATGGGCCTCATGTTCAGGTCAGTAAACTGAAAGCCGCCCGAGAGGCTGGAATTGAATTGGTTTTGACGCGCAGTCAGTTTGATATGCGGCTGCCAACCTTGTTCAAATAA
- the flgK gene encoding flagellar hook-associated protein FlgK encodes MSLFSTINQSAGALRASQMGLQVVGNNIANANTPGYIRQELELIPASATRVGELIIGQGVIPKATRQIIDQALAERMWNASTAAAGADSLQAAYTELEDLVGGLNGGGLEAQLDTFNEALHNLSNAPADPAARELVLEQASALTNMINQTYQEATAGMERANDQLPGVAIELNSLTSRIADLNLEIMVLEGGRALSSDATGLRDERYQLLEEMAKIVDINVQEQASGSVSVFVGGDYLVSEKYAREVYTAYDSDTQGQEIRIVETDSPLQAKGGMVGATTAARDEVWGAYVEELDEFAANLASVFNQVHSQGQGSLGHTSMSGVKNLEPGVPLERAGLQTEPTNGTFDIQVVDANGDLVSTHRINVQKLDIIGDSTINSIVADIDAIDGIQASVDGSGTIQIESESPGMGFTFSDDNSGFLAAAGLNTFFTGTTASTISVNSYLVDNPDQLSVSKSGVGQDTNALADLVDLIKKPQEQFGGLSLQSLQQRSLGSIAQRVSVQRSSADGVSDFYETLRAQHLSITGVNLDEEAIKMITYQRAFQASSRVIATASEMLELLVNL; translated from the coding sequence ATGTCACTTTTTAGCACCATCAATCAGTCGGCGGGCGCCCTTCGTGCGTCACAGATGGGCTTGCAAGTTGTTGGCAATAACATTGCCAATGCCAATACGCCGGGCTATATCCGCCAAGAGCTAGAGTTAATCCCGGCCTCGGCGACTCGCGTCGGGGAATTGATCATCGGGCAGGGGGTGATCCCCAAGGCAACCCGGCAGATCATCGATCAGGCGCTCGCTGAGCGGATGTGGAACGCGAGCACTGCGGCCGCGGGAGCCGATAGTCTGCAGGCAGCGTATACGGAGCTAGAAGATTTAGTCGGAGGTTTAAACGGAGGCGGCTTGGAGGCTCAGCTGGATACCTTCAATGAAGCCTTACATAATCTGTCCAATGCACCGGCCGATCCGGCTGCTCGAGAGCTGGTACTGGAACAAGCCTCTGCTTTGACCAACATGATCAATCAGACGTACCAGGAAGCGACCGCTGGAATGGAGCGTGCCAACGATCAATTGCCCGGCGTGGCTATTGAACTGAATTCGCTCACCTCGCGGATTGCGGATCTTAATTTAGAGATCATGGTGCTTGAGGGGGGGCGGGCTCTTTCCAGTGACGCGACCGGCCTCCGTGACGAACGTTATCAGTTGTTGGAAGAGATGGCGAAAATTGTTGATATCAATGTCCAGGAACAAGCCAGCGGTTCGGTCAGCGTGTTTGTCGGCGGCGATTACCTAGTCTCGGAAAAATATGCCCGAGAAGTCTATACGGCTTATGACAGCGACACTCAAGGACAGGAAATCCGAATCGTCGAAACCGATTCACCGCTTCAGGCCAAAGGAGGAATGGTCGGTGCCACGACGGCCGCCCGTGATGAGGTCTGGGGCGCGTACGTTGAGGAACTAGACGAATTCGCCGCAAATCTTGCAAGTGTTTTCAATCAGGTCCATTCGCAGGGACAAGGCAGCCTAGGGCACACCTCGATGTCGGGGGTGAAGAATCTTGAACCTGGCGTGCCACTTGAGCGTGCGGGGCTGCAGACCGAACCCACCAATGGAACCTTTGATATCCAAGTGGTGGATGCGAATGGGGATTTGGTCAGCACGCACCGAATCAATGTGCAGAAGTTAGATATCATCGGTGATTCGACAATCAATTCGATTGTCGCCGACATCGACGCGATCGACGGGATTCAAGCTTCCGTCGATGGTAGTGGAACGATTCAGATTGAATCGGAAAGCCCCGGCATGGGGTTCACGTTCTCCGATGATAACAGTGGTTTTTTGGCGGCTGCAGGATTGAATACGTTCTTTACGGGAACCACCGCTAGCACGATCTCGGTCAATAGCTATTTGGTCGATAATCCTGACCAGCTGTCGGTTAGTAAATCGGGCGTCGGCCAGGATACCAACGCGTTGGCAGACCTGGTCGATTTGATCAAAAAGCCGCAGGAACAGTTTGGAGGATTGTCGCTGCAGTCGCTCCAGCAGAGGTCGTTGGGGTCGATTGCCCAGCGGGTCAGCGTGCAACGCAGCAGCGCCGATGGCGTCAGTGATTTTTATGAAACGTTGCGAGCTCAACACCTGTCGATCACAGGTGTTAATCTAGACGAAGAAGCGATCAAAATGATCACTTACCAGCGGGCCTTCCAGGCTTCATCCCGAGTGATTGCAACCGCTAGTGAGATGTTGGAACTGCTTGTTAATCTTTAG
- a CDS encoding protein kinase domain-containing protein codes for MPFRLTEPAVPTMHTNSQQTMQTQQASLPRTVGIWRLVSSLHQGPWTELFLAQPADAVGSPRCDYVLKIARQTTQGQAEGSLQVRAEAAAASDASHPNLVPVLDACLSASLPYCVMPRIEGDTLEFRLQNQPSQALPVGLWWCRQAAQALLALHSAGWLHRDVKPSNVMVSDRGHVTLIDLGFATQQTMLGDPVFRGTPAYAAPEIVAGKGPLTAAADIFSLGKIMEQLIDDEGRPEQVSQLIGQLLSPRPQDRPTASKVVDQLLKLEIETLGRHILPSSRAA; via the coding sequence ATGCCGTTTCGTTTAACCGAGCCAGCTGTTCCAACTATGCACACAAATTCGCAGCAGACCATGCAGACGCAGCAAGCCAGCTTGCCACGGACGGTGGGGATCTGGCGATTGGTGTCCAGTTTGCATCAAGGTCCGTGGACGGAACTCTTTCTGGCACAGCCCGCCGATGCCGTCGGTAGCCCGCGCTGCGATTACGTGTTGAAAATTGCTCGGCAGACGACGCAGGGGCAAGCCGAAGGGAGCCTGCAGGTTCGCGCCGAAGCGGCGGCGGCAAGCGACGCGTCGCATCCCAATTTGGTGCCCGTTCTAGACGCTTGTCTATCGGCTTCGCTTCCCTATTGTGTGATGCCCCGTATCGAAGGGGATACGCTTGAATTCCGGCTTCAGAATCAACCATCGCAGGCTTTGCCCGTCGGGCTGTGGTGGTGCCGTCAAGCCGCGCAGGCTCTGCTTGCCCTGCATTCCGCTGGGTGGTTGCACCGCGATGTGAAACCTTCGAATGTGATGGTGAGCGATCGGGGGCATGTGACCCTTATTGATCTAGGTTTCGCGACGCAGCAAACCATGCTGGGAGACCCTGTCTTCCGCGGAACCCCCGCGTATGCGGCTCCTGAAATTGTTGCGGGCAAAGGTCCCCTGACAGCGGCAGCCGATATTTTCTCCTTGGGGAAAATCATGGAACAGTTGATCGACGATGAAGGTCGGCCCGAGCAGGTTTCGCAATTAATCGGTCAACTTCTCTCGCCACGCCCGCAGGATCGTCCTACGGCATCCAAGGTCGTGGATCAGTTGCTGAAGTTGGAAATCGAAACGCTAGGCCGTCATATTCTGCCCTCTTCGCGAGCCGCCTAA
- a CDS encoding substrate-binding domain-containing protein yields MPFERFHVSFSIAVLSLVCLLGCDSSPRPGANATRVGENGGTASGQSSDRFPLTAGKYTILDILTDRQDNSLAKGNVESTLLAHSDVSCLVGLWSANTPAILAALENSDQLNKITVVGFDDHPNTLKGISDGHVYGTIVQQQYAFAFRSIEFLTAIASGGTVPVPESKRIFIPFKEITADNVDEFGAEVDAMNAGNGPILEPLATMGDKQEGISVAFITNGTDPFWILAHRGCDKAAEHFGVNVEFQAPSVSTPEEQKRLLESNVVKKLDGIAISPIDPANQTQMINEACAAMPLICHDSDAPESDRRFYLGTSNYMAGRAAGKMIKRAVPDGGKVMMFVGLMEVLNAQERSQGIIDELSDAPIPKIYQ; encoded by the coding sequence ATGCCCTTTGAACGCTTCCACGTCTCCTTTTCCATTGCCGTCCTGTCTTTGGTTTGCCTGCTCGGCTGCGATTCGTCACCACGCCCTGGAGCGAACGCCACTCGCGTCGGCGAAAATGGCGGTACAGCCTCCGGTCAATCTTCCGATCGGTTTCCGTTAACCGCCGGCAAATACACGATTCTCGATATTTTGACGGACCGGCAAGACAATTCATTGGCTAAGGGGAATGTCGAATCAACGCTGCTGGCCCACTCCGACGTCTCCTGCCTAGTCGGATTGTGGAGTGCCAACACGCCAGCGATTTTGGCGGCTTTAGAGAACAGCGACCAACTGAATAAGATCACCGTCGTTGGATTTGATGATCACCCCAATACACTCAAAGGGATCTCCGACGGGCACGTTTACGGGACGATCGTCCAGCAACAGTATGCCTTTGCGTTCCGCTCGATTGAATTTCTGACGGCGATCGCCAGTGGTGGAACGGTTCCTGTTCCCGAATCCAAGCGAATCTTCATCCCGTTTAAGGAAATTACGGCGGACAACGTTGACGAATTTGGTGCAGAAGTCGACGCGATGAATGCTGGTAACGGGCCGATCTTAGAACCACTGGCCACCATGGGCGACAAACAGGAGGGAATCTCCGTCGCCTTCATCACCAACGGGACTGATCCCTTTTGGATATTGGCTCATCGAGGATGCGACAAGGCGGCAGAACACTTTGGGGTCAACGTCGAATTCCAAGCGCCCAGCGTATCGACGCCGGAAGAACAAAAAAGACTTCTGGAATCGAACGTCGTCAAGAAATTGGATGGGATCGCAATCAGCCCCATCGACCCAGCCAATCAAACACAAATGATCAACGAAGCCTGTGCAGCGATGCCGTTGATTTGCCACGATAGCGATGCCCCGGAAAGTGACCGCAGGTTTTACCTGGGAACCAGCAACTACATGGCGGGCCGCGCGGCGGGCAAAATGATCAAACGAGCGGTCCCCGACGGAGGCAAAGTAATGATGTTCGTCGGCTTAATGGAAGTTCTCAATGCGCAAGAAAGAAGCCAAGGCATCATCGACGAACTTTCCGACGCCCCCATCCCCAAGATTTACCAATAA
- the purN gene encoding phosphoribosylglycinamide formyltransferase: MDVPTAVLISGGGTTLKNLLAVRKEGNLPADIRLVISSSASAKGLDFATAEGIATAVVQKSKYPSDEDYSQAIFDPCRERGIGLVVMAGFLKHVLIPEDYEGRVINIHPSLIPAFCGPGMYGRRVHQAAIDKGVHFSGCTVHFVDNHYDNGPIILQRSCPVEPTDTAETLAARVFEEECLALPEAIRKIASK; the protein is encoded by the coding sequence ATGGATGTACCAACAGCGGTTCTGATTTCCGGCGGCGGAACGACTTTGAAAAACCTCCTGGCGGTTCGCAAAGAAGGGAACTTGCCGGCTGATATTCGGTTGGTTATCAGCAGTTCCGCGTCCGCGAAAGGGCTCGATTTTGCGACCGCTGAGGGGATTGCTACGGCAGTGGTTCAAAAATCGAAGTATCCGAGCGACGAAGACTACAGTCAAGCGATTTTCGATCCCTGTCGAGAACGGGGAATCGGGTTGGTGGTGATGGCCGGTTTTTTAAAACACGTCCTGATTCCCGAGGACTACGAAGGTCGAGTCATCAACATTCATCCTTCGTTGATCCCAGCCTTCTGCGGTCCGGGAATGTACGGTCGCCGAGTCCATCAAGCGGCGATTGACAAAGGCGTCCATTTCAGTGGTTGTACGGTCCACTTTGTCGACAATCACTACGACAACGGCCCGATCATTTTGCAGCGATCTTGCCCGGTCGAACCGACCGACACCGCCGAGACCCTAGCGGCTCGAGTCTTCGAAGAAGAGTGTCTAGCCTTACCCGAAGCCATTCGCAAAATCGCCAGCAAGTAG
- the rarD gene encoding EamA family transporter RarD: MLPHDDRSHRRIGMGCAVLAHTMWGLFPLYWRNLLMVDPLELTSHRVLWSFVLLSVLLPILLSLKVWGGWELFLKAVCTRRVLWIYAAAALMIAINWLSFVYAVTNGRILDASLGYYINPLLNVLLGVIFLRERLASSQWVAIGLAAIGVTVMTVAGGGLPWPALGMACSFAIYGLLKKQAPLPALLGLWLETAILAGPTLILLGMMERTSGTAFLAGTLSTQALLMFGGVITVAPLALFAIASHRVSLSTMGVLQYIGPTLQLLVGTLIAGETFGVWRIVGFVFVWTGILVYLSRMR; the protein is encoded by the coding sequence ATGCTCCCACACGACGATAGAAGTCATCGCCGAATTGGGATGGGATGCGCGGTATTGGCTCACACAATGTGGGGGCTGTTTCCGCTGTATTGGCGGAACTTGTTGATGGTTGACCCGTTGGAGTTAACCTCGCACCGAGTCTTGTGGTCCTTTGTCCTGCTCTCGGTCCTGCTGCCTATCCTTCTTTCGCTGAAGGTATGGGGAGGGTGGGAGCTTTTCTTGAAAGCCGTTTGCACGCGGCGCGTTCTCTGGATTTACGCTGCGGCGGCGTTGATGATTGCCATCAACTGGCTTTCCTTTGTCTATGCGGTGACTAACGGACGCATCTTGGATGCCTCTTTGGGGTATTACATCAACCCGCTCTTAAACGTCTTGTTAGGCGTTATTTTTCTTCGCGAGCGGTTGGCCAGTTCGCAGTGGGTTGCGATCGGTTTAGCAGCGATCGGGGTGACGGTAATGACCGTCGCTGGCGGAGGACTTCCATGGCCGGCACTTGGGATGGCTTGTTCCTTTGCGATTTACGGATTGCTGAAAAAGCAGGCCCCGCTTCCCGCGTTGCTGGGGTTATGGCTGGAAACCGCGATCCTGGCCGGACCGACATTGATTCTGTTGGGGATGATGGAGCGGACGAGCGGGACCGCTTTTCTCGCCGGGACGCTAAGCACTCAAGCCTTGCTGATGTTTGGCGGTGTCATCACCGTCGCCCCGTTGGCACTTTTTGCGATCGCTTCCCATCGTGTCTCGCTATCGACGATGGGCGTTCTGCAGTACATCGGGCCGACGCTTCAGTTATTGGTCGGCACCTTGATCGCAGGCGAGACCTTCGGGGTCTGGCGGATCGTCGGTTTCGTGTTTGTCTGGACCGGAATTCTGGTCTATCTGTCGCGGATGCGCTAG
- a CDS encoding carboxypeptidase-like regulatory domain-containing protein: protein MKKAFNWIGSLAVAFAAVGIVCPQTIQAAQAAVHAPSQAQQKHALRLIEQGMVQLRHDRSLQGVMVEASGKPVDQAPVALVRGGQVIGETKTGADGRFEFSNVPLGECLIATYDGLNRYQVVDRAQPGVAVKQGAVIKVDGEVARGQLWNGMSMGLVGTLLIAGVVAAVIIASDDDDDSAS, encoded by the coding sequence ATGAAGAAAGCCTTCAACTGGATCGGAAGTTTGGCCGTCGCCTTCGCCGCGGTTGGGATCGTTTGTCCTCAAACCATTCAGGCAGCCCAGGCCGCGGTTCATGCACCAAGTCAAGCTCAGCAAAAACATGCGTTGCGTCTGATCGAGCAAGGGATGGTTCAGCTTCGTCATGATCGATCGCTTCAAGGCGTGATGGTCGAAGCGAGCGGGAAACCGGTTGACCAAGCACCTGTCGCTTTGGTGCGTGGCGGACAGGTTATCGGAGAAACCAAAACGGGTGCCGATGGACGTTTTGAGTTCTCAAATGTCCCGCTGGGCGAATGCCTTATCGCTACCTATGATGGGCTGAATCGCTATCAAGTGGTCGATCGTGCTCAACCAGGTGTTGCTGTCAAGCAAGGCGCCGTCATCAAGGTCGATGGCGAAGTCGCTCGCGGGCAGCTTTGGAATGGGATGTCGATGGGCTTGGTTGGCACGCTGCTAATCGCAGGCGTTGTCGCTGCGGTGATTATCGCTTCGGACGATGATGACGATTCAGCCAGCTAA
- a CDS encoding aldo/keto reductase, whose amino-acid sequence MQRRRLGASGLVVSDICMGTMTFGAQCDEATSFAIMDHAFEAGIDFFDAAEIYPVPPNKETVGETERIVGRWMQTKPRDAVVIASKVTGPGHGWFSPPVRHGRTALDRRQIHQACDESLRRLKTDHLDLYQTHWPDHGMPYEEVLGALTELRQAGKVRVIGCSNETSWGVMKSLWAAKESGVDRYQTVQNNFSLINRRCESELAQVCRREEVSLLPYSPLGGGVLTGKYLDGLPADGRFTEYLTGSGERQRRMAERFVNPRTLETTRRLAVLAEDLGVSLPALALAWSRQHDFVASTIVGATSVDQLAESLEASELHLDASTLERIDAIDFDIPSPMTEDGLRRL is encoded by the coding sequence ATGCAGCGCCGACGTTTAGGGGCAAGTGGATTGGTCGTTTCCGATATTTGTATGGGGACGATGACGTTTGGAGCGCAGTGTGATGAAGCGACATCGTTCGCGATCATGGATCACGCTTTCGAAGCGGGAATCGATTTTTTCGATGCTGCCGAAATCTATCCGGTTCCTCCTAACAAAGAAACGGTCGGCGAAACCGAACGAATTGTCGGGCGATGGATGCAGACAAAGCCGCGGGACGCGGTTGTCATTGCTAGTAAAGTGACGGGACCTGGGCACGGTTGGTTCTCCCCACCGGTCCGTCACGGGCGGACCGCTTTGGATCGCCGCCAAATCCATCAGGCATGTGATGAATCACTCCGCCGGTTAAAAACCGACCATCTTGATCTTTATCAGACCCATTGGCCCGATCATGGGATGCCATACGAGGAGGTTTTGGGAGCGCTCACCGAACTTCGGCAAGCTGGCAAAGTACGTGTGATCGGATGTAGCAACGAAACTTCATGGGGAGTCATGAAGAGTTTGTGGGCGGCCAAAGAGTCGGGCGTCGACCGCTATCAAACGGTTCAGAATAATTTCAGCCTGATCAATCGACGTTGTGAAAGCGAATTGGCTCAGGTTTGTCGCCGCGAAGAAGTCAGTTTGCTCCCCTACTCTCCACTGGGAGGGGGCGTGCTGACCGGAAAGTATCTCGATGGCCTGCCAGCCGATGGCCGCTTCACCGAGTACCTCACAGGAAGTGGTGAACGACAGCGCCGAATGGCTGAACGGTTTGTGAATCCGAGGACCTTGGAAACGACCCGTAGGCTTGCAGTGCTAGCTGAGGATCTTGGCGTTTCGCTGCCCGCACTCGCACTGGCATGGTCACGACAGCACGATTTTGTCGCGTCAACAATCGTCGGAGCAACTTCGGTAGATCAGCTAGCAGAGTCTTTAGAAGCTTCAGAGTTGCATTTGGATGCCTCGACGCTGGAACGAATCGACGCGATCGATTTTGATATCCCCTCCCCAATGACCGAAGACGGCCTGCGGCGATTGTAA